A single region of the Nostoc sp. MS1 genome encodes:
- the ltrA gene encoding group II intron reverse transcriptase/maturase — MIRHSDNTSESWKTLPWKQFRRNLFRLQKRVYKAIQVGDKRKAMSLQKLILKSTAARLLAIRQVTQLNAGKKTSGIDGKTALSFEQRFELSEKLRTESNNWKHQGLREIPIPKKDGKTRILKVPTIADRAYQCLIKYALEPAHEATFHARSYGFRPGRSAHDAQKILFTNLRSYANGKDKRVIELDIEKCFDRINHTTIMDRLIAPKSIRQGIFRCLKAGVNPEFPEQGTPQGGVISPLLANIALNGIESIHKYKGREKVVESSVRYADDMVIILRPQDDATKILDEISQFLAERGMKVSEKKTKLTATTDGFDFLGWHFKVQKNGKFRCTPSEDNFKAFRKKVKAIVNNSNYGSTTKALKLAPVVRGWRNYHRFCKMDGTRNSLYHIQHRAFKVFNKETKQNRYTSKQLLDKAFPAVPYSENKHINVKGEKSPYDGDLNYWSERNSKLYNNDTSKALKRQNHKCGHCGLKMLSDEKVHLHHLDGNHQNWKTKNLLAIHESCHKYLHMSKRES, encoded by the coding sequence ATGATTAGACACAGTGATAACACAAGTGAATCATGGAAAACGTTACCTTGGAAGCAATTTCGCCGTAACTTATTCCGCCTACAAAAGCGCGTGTATAAAGCTATTCAAGTTGGCGACAAACGAAAGGCAATGTCACTACAAAAGCTGATTCTGAAATCTACCGCAGCAAGATTACTGGCTATCCGTCAAGTAACACAGCTAAATGCTGGGAAAAAGACATCGGGAATTGACGGTAAAACCGCACTCTCATTTGAGCAAAGGTTTGAACTAAGTGAAAAACTTAGAACCGAAAGTAATAACTGGAAACACCAGGGATTACGCGAAATACCCATTCCAAAAAAGGATGGCAAAACCCGAATCCTCAAAGTCCCAACTATTGCAGACAGGGCATACCAATGCCTTATCAAATACGCATTAGAACCAGCACATGAAGCAACCTTCCACGCCAGGAGTTACGGGTTCCGACCAGGGCGTTCAGCGCATGACGCACAGAAAATTCTGTTCACTAACCTACGCTCTTACGCGAATGGAAAAGATAAACGAGTCATAGAACTCGATATCGAAAAATGCTTCGATAGGATAAACCACACCACCATCATGGATAGGCTCATTGCTCCTAAGAGCATAAGACAGGGAATATTCCGATGTCTCAAAGCCGGAGTCAACCCAGAATTTCCCGAACAAGGAACCCCGCAAGGTGGTGTGATAAGTCCGCTTTTAGCTAACATTGCCTTAAACGGCATCGAAAGCATTCATAAATACAAAGGTCGAGAAAAAGTAGTAGAATCATCAGTCCGCTATGCAGACGACATGGTAATAATACTTCGACCACAAGATGATGCTACCAAAATACTTGACGAAATCAGCCAATTCCTAGCAGAGCGGGGAATGAAAGTCAGCGAGAAAAAGACAAAGCTAACCGCTACGACAGATGGGTTTGATTTCCTCGGCTGGCACTTCAAAGTCCAGAAAAACGGAAAGTTTAGATGTACTCCCTCAGAGGATAACTTCAAAGCCTTTCGCAAGAAAGTAAAAGCCATCGTCAACAACTCGAATTATGGTTCTACTACAAAGGCTCTTAAATTAGCCCCAGTAGTTAGAGGTTGGAGAAATTACCACCGCTTCTGCAAGATGGACGGAACGCGCAACTCGCTATACCACATTCAACACAGAGCATTTAAGGTATTCAACAAGGAAACGAAGCAGAATCGCTACACTAGCAAGCAATTACTAGATAAAGCATTCCCAGCAGTTCCCTACTCCGAAAACAAACACATCAATGTTAAAGGTGAAAAATCACCCTACGACGGAGATTTGAATTACTGGAGCGAACGTAACAGCAAGCTCTATAACAACGATACCTCTAAAGCCCTCAAACGGCAAAACCATAAATGTGGACATTGTGGGTTAAAAATGCTCAGTGACGAGAAGGTACACTTACATCATTTAGATGGAAACCACCAAAACTGGAAAACTAAAAACCTTCTAGCTATTCACGAAAGCTGCCACAAGTATCTTCACATGAGCAAACGCGAAAGCTAA
- a CDS encoding WGR domain-containing protein yields METYLVYVDTASNSNKFWSAKVEGTQLTVEWGRVGYKAQTKVHQLSSQGQAINKYNNLVFEKKAKGYQESQPQIDSNRSISEINRAISLLNNLRSYVENRNFNAVYIQTLNEYLKIIPTPLGMQIDPDRIFRSVGDVDHQRQLLNSLVPATPQAVTQANQVPEYQEKVVSLRGINKNLWRYF; encoded by the coding sequence ATGGAAACATACCTTGTTTACGTGGATACTGCCAGTAACAGCAACAAGTTCTGGTCAGCAAAAGTCGAAGGAACACAACTAACTGTTGAGTGGGGGCGAGTAGGCTATAAGGCACAAACGAAAGTTCATCAACTGAGTAGTCAGGGACAAGCTATTAATAAGTACAACAATCTAGTTTTTGAGAAAAAAGCTAAAGGTTATCAAGAAAGTCAGCCTCAGATTGATTCTAATCGCTCCATTTCTGAAATTAATAGAGCAATTAGCCTACTCAATAATTTACGTTCTTATGTGGAGAATCGAAATTTCAATGCTGTTTATATCCAAACACTCAACGAATATCTGAAAATCATCCCTACACCACTGGGGATGCAAATTGACCCAGATAGGATATTCCGCAGTGTGGGAGATGTAGACCATCAACGACAATTGCTCAATTCTCTAGTTCCTGCCACTCCACAAGCTGTAACTCAGGCTAACCAAGTACCAGAATATCAAGAGAAAGTTGTCAGCTTGAGGGGGATTAACAAGAATCTCTGGCGGTATTTTTAG
- a CDS encoding helix-turn-helix transcriptional regulator has translation MSLLIFMDLKELREKAGLSAERVAVELSKSVSTIRFWEAGTYIPNLSPSETLQLIRLYQCTLEELAESFIETQRKSGKRSE, from the coding sequence TTGAGCTTATTGATTTTTATGGATTTAAAGGAGTTGCGCGAGAAAGCTGGTTTGTCAGCTGAACGGGTAGCAGTGGAGTTGAGCAAATCTGTGTCTACTATTAGATTTTGGGAAGCAGGGACTTATATCCCTAACCTTAGCCCTAGTGAGACATTGCAGCTAATTCGTCTTTACCAATGCACACTTGAAGAACTAGCTGAATCTTTTATTGAAACACAGCGTAAAAGTGGAAAGAGGAGTGAATAG
- a CDS encoding AAA family ATPase produces the protein MNLNNIFATLDSQIPIVALEVLAPEEATIIQWLTTQAHEKLESPTYFWNLGVSGLEQCRIAPDGGLIFKPVAEYKRPAHADPLVYIFEFINNYDGVGVFVLGDIHPFIGNNSPQLSWEILTRVKNLYHRLKPTEKRIIFLGQNIELHESLIRLIPYGEVPLPTVEQVQEHIYSYLNYLSESATQQEVPFRVLLNTEQRETLARAALGLTLEEISDFLRLTVKERLSSDGITIDATVTPMVVEYKTRLLSQMGIELGKPATIPFGGLDLLREWLQRRRRLFTQEARSLHLPQPKGVLLAGPPGTGKSHCAKNIANILNLPLLQLDIASMLGSLVGESEGNVRRALKTAEAIAPCVLWLDEIEKALSGQGDSSGVSQRILGNILTFMSECTAGVFVVATCNDVTALPTELKRKGRFDETFFVDLPSEPERAQILKIHLERFGISVEEEYLEAIASSTAKFSGAELETLASEAALLAFERDRPQQVTLGDLEECRQTITPLAVQDAAAVERMREWAKTARAASTAIADTKSTQSIKTARYRNMN, from the coding sequence ATGAACTTAAATAATATCTTTGCCACTTTAGATTCACAAATTCCCATCGTGGCGTTAGAGGTACTCGCGCCAGAAGAAGCCACAATCATTCAGTGGCTGACTACACAGGCTCATGAGAAACTAGAATCTCCCACGTATTTCTGGAATCTAGGAGTATCAGGACTGGAACAATGTCGAATTGCCCCAGATGGCGGACTAATATTCAAGCCAGTGGCAGAGTATAAACGCCCAGCCCATGCAGATCCATTGGTGTACATTTTCGAGTTTATCAATAACTATGACGGTGTAGGAGTATTTGTCTTAGGCGATATTCATCCATTTATTGGTAATAACTCGCCGCAACTGAGTTGGGAAATCCTCACCAGGGTCAAGAATCTATATCATCGGCTCAAACCCACAGAAAAACGCATTATATTTCTGGGTCAAAATATTGAACTACATGAGTCGCTAATTCGGCTAATTCCCTACGGTGAAGTGCCATTGCCAACGGTTGAACAAGTCCAAGAGCATATCTATTCTTATCTCAACTATTTGTCAGAATCTGCCACCCAACAAGAAGTACCATTTCGTGTCCTGTTAAACACTGAACAGAGGGAAACTCTAGCAAGGGCAGCGTTGGGATTAACTCTGGAGGAAATTAGTGATTTCTTGCGCTTAACTGTCAAAGAGCGTTTGAGCAGCGATGGTATTACGATTGATGCTACTGTTACGCCGATGGTAGTGGAGTACAAAACTCGGCTGCTTTCTCAAATGGGGATTGAGTTAGGTAAGCCTGCAACAATTCCCTTTGGCGGATTAGACCTGTTGCGCGAATGGTTGCAACGGCGGCGGAGACTGTTCACACAAGAGGCGCGATCGCTGCATCTGCCACAACCTAAAGGTGTGCTACTAGCTGGCCCACCCGGAACGGGTAAGTCGCACTGTGCCAAAAACATCGCCAATATCCTCAATTTACCACTACTACAACTTGATATTGCATCAATGTTGGGTTCTTTGGTTGGGGAAAGTGAGGGTAATGTTCGCCGCGCCCTCAAGACGGCAGAAGCGATCGCTCCCTGCGTGTTGTGGTTGGACGAAATTGAGAAAGCCTTATCTGGACAGGGTGATAGCTCTGGAGTTTCACAAAGAATCTTGGGCAATATACTCACATTCATGAGTGAGTGTACAGCCGGGGTGTTTGTTGTGGCAACTTGCAATGACGTGACCGCACTACCAACGGAGCTAAAGCGCAAGGGCAGATTTGACGAAACCTTCTTTGTGGATCTACCCTCAGAACCAGAGAGAGCGCAAATCCTCAAGATTCACCTGGAGCGATTTGGTATCAGCGTTGAGGAGGAATACCTCGAAGCGATCGCATCCAGCACCGCCAAGTTTAGTGGCGCAGAACTCGAAACCCTAGCCTCTGAAGCCGCACTACTGGCATTCGAGCGAGATCGACCTCAACAGGTAACTCTAGGGGATTTGGAAGAATGTCGTCAAACAATTACACCGCTTGCTGTCCAAGATGCGGCGGCAGTTGAGCGTATGCGGGAGTGGGCGAAAACTGCCAGGGCGGCATCTACGGCGATCGCTGATACAAAATCTACTCAATCGATTAAAACTGCCCGTTATCGCAACATGAATTAA
- a CDS encoding CopG family transcriptional regulator: MVMVNKKWATKRITINLASTEVETLENYCTATGRPATDVIRELIRTLELRASA; this comes from the coding sequence ATTGTTATGGTCAATAAAAAATGGGCAACCAAGCGCATCACCATCAATTTAGCTTCAACTGAAGTAGAGACATTGGAAAATTATTGCACTGCGACTGGTAGACCAGCGACAGATGTAATTCGGGAACTCATTCGCACATTGGAATTACGAGCAAGCGCTTGA
- a CDS encoding DUF1257 domain-containing protein, with protein sequence MSHFSKIAVKFKDQSCLVEALQRFGFYPQIHDKAVHLYGYRGDRRQEVAHIVVPRNQISRASNDLGFWFNGTDYECIISEYDQRHGQARQGNGLGTQFLTRLQTQYINLYLPKIASQMGGEIQETVTNGSVTTVRVSLPTQTIRR encoded by the coding sequence ATGTCACATTTCTCAAAAATTGCGGTCAAATTCAAAGACCAGTCGTGTCTGGTCGAGGCGTTGCAGAGATTCGGCTTTTATCCACAAATACACGACAAGGCAGTACATCTGTACGGCTACCGAGGAGATCGCAGGCAAGAAGTCGCCCATATTGTCGTACCCCGTAATCAAATCAGCCGAGCTAGTAACGACTTGGGCTTTTGGTTTAATGGCACAGATTACGAATGTATCATTTCCGAGTACGACCAACGCCACGGGCAAGCCCGACAGGGTAATGGGCTAGGGACACAGTTCTTAACCAGATTGCAAACACAATACATCAACTTGTACCTGCCAAAGATTGCTTCGCAAATGGGAGGTGAAATACAGGAAACCGTAACCAATGGTTCTGTCACTACTGTTCGGGTATCGTTACCAACTCAGACAATTAGGAGATAA
- a CDS encoding DUF2997 domain-containing protein: MERSILIHFDKTTGEVRVEAEGFEGLSCLEATQPFEEALGVVEGEREFKPEAQSQQLRTNSNHQTRLHQ, translated from the coding sequence ATGGAACGCTCAATACTGATTCACTTTGACAAAACTACTGGTGAGGTGCGAGTAGAAGCCGAAGGTTTTGAGGGACTTTCTTGCCTGGAAGCGACCCAGCCGTTTGAAGAAGCGTTGGGGGTTGTGGAGGGCGAACGAGAGTTTAAGCCCGAAGCGCAATCTCAGCAGCTACGGACAAATAGCAATCATCAGACGCGCTTGCATCAGTAA
- a CDS encoding RNA-guided endonuclease InsQ/TnpB family protein, with protein sequence MYGCQQILIHADKELKSILEFICSESNKLSNCAIYYARQIWFKAKRYINKFELNNELKSNRHFQVLYSQAAQQVCGSVYESFASFKQLNALYRRGELADKPKPPKYRKDGFNLITYPKQALKLKDGQIRIPLGSLVKTWFKLDSFTLPMPSNLRFENIKELKILPRNRCFYAEFVYKNDAIKSDVDKSKVLGIDHGINNWLSCVSNVGTSFIVDGKHVKSLNRWYNKQVATIKENKSQGFWSNKLATLTEKRNRQIRDAINKTARIVLNHCLNNRIGRVVFGWGQGIKKEINLGKKRNQQFVQIPTARLKERIEQLCQQYGIEFVETEEANTSAASFVDGDTLPKHGEKPEGWKSSGRRVKRGLFRTAMNWYINADCNGAANIMGKVSTTLGLDLSGVSRGALTHPTRIYVWVTAKKKRSDAALARRVASF encoded by the coding sequence TTGTACGGCTGTCAGCAAATTTTAATTCATGCAGATAAAGAGTTAAAATCTATTTTAGAGTTCATTTGTTCAGAGTCAAATAAACTTTCTAACTGCGCTATATACTATGCTCGTCAAATCTGGTTTAAAGCTAAACGCTATATCAATAAGTTTGAGCTAAACAACGAACTAAAGTCAAATCGTCATTTTCAAGTATTGTACTCTCAAGCAGCGCAACAAGTATGCGGTTCTGTGTATGAGTCTTTTGCTTCGTTTAAACAGCTTAATGCTTTGTACAGACGTGGTGAATTAGCCGATAAACCAAAACCACCAAAATACAGAAAAGATGGTTTTAACTTAATTACCTACCCAAAACAAGCACTAAAGTTAAAAGATGGACAAATCAGAATACCTCTTGGTTCTTTGGTAAAGACATGGTTTAAGTTGGATTCATTTACTTTACCGATGCCGTCAAATTTAAGATTTGAAAACATCAAAGAGTTAAAGATTCTACCTAGAAATCGTTGTTTTTACGCAGAGTTTGTCTATAAAAACGATGCCATAAAATCGGATGTAGATAAAAGTAAAGTGTTAGGTATTGACCACGGAATAAACAATTGGTTAAGCTGTGTTTCTAATGTGGGGACAAGTTTTATTGTTGATGGCAAGCACGTTAAAAGTTTGAATCGTTGGTACAACAAACAAGTAGCAACGATTAAAGAGAACAAATCTCAAGGGTTTTGGTCAAACAAACTTGCTACTCTCACTGAGAAGCGTAACCGTCAAATCAGAGATGCTATCAACAAAACAGCAAGAATCGTTCTTAACCATTGCCTAAACAACCGTATTGGTAGAGTTGTATTTGGTTGGGGTCAAGGCATTAAAAAAGAAATTAATTTAGGGAAAAAACGCAATCAACAGTTTGTCCAAATCCCAACCGCTAGACTCAAAGAACGAATTGAGCAACTATGTCAACAGTACGGTATTGAGTTTGTAGAAACAGAAGAAGCTAACACCTCAGCAGCGTCGTTTGTTGATGGTGATACACTCCCAAAACACGGTGAAAAACCCGAAGGGTGGAAATCTTCTGGACGCAGAGTAAAGCGCGGACTGTTTAGAACGGCAATGAATTGGTACATCAATGCAGATTGCAATGGTGCAGCTAATATCATGGGCAAAGTAAGCACAACACTTGGACTTGATTTAAGTGGAGTGTCTAGGGGTGCTTTGACTCACCCCACTCGGATTTACGTCTGGGTGACAGCTAAAAAGAAGCGGAGTGACGCGGCTTTAGCCCGTCGCGTAGCATCGTTTTAG
- a CDS encoding DUF1392 domain-containing protein, with protein sequence MTEQITELQRCWYLSPPWHGEMPPVEIQLWEKVYLKSLETFGYCSGIQWWRDCWHYIIEITDDAVHATKHQIIGTGRFKPTNLQKPAFNLGDRVILTSCCNAPRQRLVLGVALVRGELVYLIETISPTLPQIDMMPRRFSLVKEADLVQVMV encoded by the coding sequence ATGACAGAGCAAATTACAGAACTACAAAGATGTTGGTATTTATCTCCGCCCTGGCATGGGGAAATGCCACCTGTTGAGATTCAATTGTGGGAAAAAGTCTATCTCAAAAGTCTCGAAACCTTCGGTTATTGTTCTGGCATTCAGTGGTGGCGGGATTGTTGGCATTACATTATTGAGATTACTGATGATGCTGTACACGCCACCAAGCATCAAATTATCGGCACTGGTCGGTTTAAACCTACCAACTTACAAAAACCCGCTTTCAATTTAGGAGATCGCGTGATTCTCACGTCCTGCTGTAACGCCCCAAGACAGAGGCTAGTCTTGGGAGTTGCACTGGTTCGTGGTGAGTTGGTTTATTTAATCGAAACTATATCCCCAACTCTTCCACAAATAGACATGATGCCCCGCAGATTTTCATTGGTGAAGGAAGCAGACTTGGTGCAGGTGATGGTTTGA
- a CDS encoding DUF1257 domain-containing protein — MSHFSTIKTRLTNRECLVQALEDLKLQPVVYEQPQPLTGFYGDDDEQSAEIVVKGCTISARADIGFRWNQDSAVFDAIYDEYETSPRLGENFFTHKLMQAYGKRMVKAKAIELQEKFGDCTISEKTSGQVQTLRLTFAGHQEVKQYARR, encoded by the coding sequence ATGTCGCATTTTTCAACAATCAAAACTCGACTAACAAACAGAGAGTGCTTAGTACAAGCGTTAGAGGATCTCAAACTCCAGCCTGTGGTGTACGAGCAGCCGCAGCCATTGACAGGATTTTACGGTGATGACGATGAGCAAAGTGCAGAGATTGTAGTTAAAGGCTGCACAATTTCTGCCCGTGCAGATATCGGGTTTCGCTGGAATCAAGACAGTGCTGTGTTTGACGCTATTTACGACGAGTATGAAACCTCTCCCCGGCTGGGTGAGAATTTCTTCACCCACAAGCTTATGCAAGCATACGGCAAGCGCATGGTGAAAGCCAAAGCCATTGAATTACAAGAGAAATTTGGAGACTGCACTATCAGCGAAAAAACGTCGGGGCAAGTGCAGACCCTACGCCTGACCTTTGCGGGTCATCAAGAAGTTAAACAGTACGCACGGAGATAA
- a CDS encoding plasmid replication protein, CyRepA1 family, translating into MNLEPHHLQEWLNSGVDEELILLNVRSLLGDEIYEYLMYALPQTARRNDGRLRDGYLRLYSHITNAWWASGLDPLNDWLPMNWGRLKPDCPRMEWEQHSRERDAARGAGGEFSIHSSPASSPKPIKYESPPKTPNRLGYFRVTLNIWQLVSLRYDVPMPENIVITPEGEALGFWAWVMAHPEIPIILTEGEKKGACLLSLGYAAIALPGIWNGRIGKEDFERLHSDLVPMAQPGRKFIILFDYETKPKTQLQVFQATRRTAHVILDAGCECSIALLPGPEKGIDDWVVALGKKADKAVSAMIADALTLQEYHQRFFYKKPRGLRKYKPNVTVNTRYLSQAIGSLPQSGLVGLASDMGTGKTEIMAIVRKDNPDLSFLNNGHRVSLLKNLSDRLLTAMYSAIACGDWATVQALSITVDSLYKMANDLRAYDVIFIDEACQYLAHLLQSKTCKEHRGLILEVLEYLVYNAKLVVLADAHLDDLTIDFFRAMRPEGEKPFIIKNEYRSGDRQVHWYEGEDSSAIVAQIHLQLMLGLKPIVVSDSKRFIKKLERALNEIEQQRRRGKKKKDNLENCELPEDNTPESEDDRQLRIWAIHSENSGSEENIIFIREINTAIKSVDALLTTPSLGTGVDISTYHFDVIFGVFHAVSQSATECAQQLWRYRPNVPMHVWVAPRPPFGYAETNPRHIKEKILQKNEMTAFLIRIDKETGKRGAEKDWALDTFCQIEAQRNWSINNLRADLRSLLVEMGNTIVSAGDNTDEAARHLMKAAGNAIDSEHYRQVANAKDIDRKTYDARQHQDYLKPEEALECEKFRIRDTYGMAVTPELVEKDDGGRLIKKIVALEAILAAPGEVVADEHGREFVMPPDVVAERDKSERDRLSICTDWGNHSTSWLMRHRLGLSAVLTDLMDGVEIKGDEPTIEALANFSKRNATHIKGILNLTIPLDESPVWILSQYLSQFALSMNSRRPVEDGKRVRYYRLSTEDVTFARKVLEYRQRLREERERRRQEEREQQAAYVARMQTMYSIDTPSTPPANVIGDNNCGGMDGQADPCYSWWQQVKYYATLAIKRVKHGVDSVKQFLSTLSSDERWGVMMAIDEQEPVMFEELTAQAPDWVEWLA; encoded by the coding sequence ATGAATCTCGAACCTCATCATCTGCAAGAATGGCTCAACAGTGGCGTTGATGAAGAATTGATTTTGCTGAATGTGCGATCGCTTTTAGGAGACGAAATATACGAATATCTAATGTACGCGCTACCTCAAACCGCACGACGCAATGATGGGCGACTGCGAGATGGTTATTTAAGACTATACTCTCACATCACTAATGCTTGGTGGGCTAGTGGACTCGACCCGCTCAACGACTGGCTGCCGATGAACTGGGGACGGTTGAAGCCTGATTGTCCGCGCATGGAGTGGGAACAACACAGCAGGGAGAGGGATGCAGCAAGGGGAGCAGGGGGAGAATTTAGTATTCATTCCTCCCCTGCTTCTTCGCCGAAGCCCATCAAATACGAATCGCCACCGAAAACTCCCAACCGTCTGGGCTATTTCCGAGTTACCCTGAACATCTGGCAGTTGGTATCTCTGCGCTATGACGTACCGATGCCAGAGAACATCGTCATTACGCCAGAAGGTGAAGCATTAGGATTTTGGGCTTGGGTGATGGCTCATCCCGAAATTCCGATTATTCTTACTGAGGGTGAGAAGAAAGGGGCTTGTCTGTTATCTCTGGGGTATGCCGCGATCGCACTTCCTGGTATCTGGAATGGCCGCATCGGCAAGGAAGACTTTGAGAGACTGCACTCCGACCTAGTACCAATGGCTCAACCGGGTCGCAAATTCATCATCCTATTTGACTACGAAACCAAACCCAAAACGCAACTACAAGTATTTCAAGCCACACGCCGCACCGCTCACGTTATCTTAGACGCTGGCTGTGAGTGTAGTATCGCATTATTGCCAGGGCCAGAGAAAGGTATTGATGACTGGGTGGTAGCATTAGGTAAAAAAGCTGACAAGGCTGTATCAGCGATGATTGCTGATGCTCTTACCCTGCAAGAATATCACCAGAGATTTTTCTACAAAAAGCCTAGAGGACTGCGTAAATATAAACCTAATGTCACCGTTAACACTCGTTACCTGTCCCAAGCAATTGGTTCCTTACCTCAATCTGGTTTAGTGGGACTTGCCTCAGATATGGGGACTGGCAAGACCGAAATCATGGCCATCGTCAGAAAAGATAACCCAGACTTGAGCTTTTTGAACAACGGGCATCGGGTGAGTTTGCTTAAGAATCTCAGCGATCGCCTGCTGACTGCGATGTATTCTGCGATCGCTTGCGGTGATTGGGCAACAGTCCAAGCTCTCAGTATCACCGTAGACTCTTTGTATAAGATGGCGAATGATTTACGGGCTTATGATGTCATATTTATAGATGAAGCTTGTCAGTATTTGGCTCACCTGCTCCAGTCGAAAACCTGTAAAGAACACCGGGGGCTGATTCTAGAGGTATTGGAGTATCTGGTGTACAACGCCAAGCTCGTTGTTTTGGCTGATGCTCACCTGGACGACTTGACCATCGACTTCTTTAGGGCGATGCGACCAGAAGGCGAAAAACCCTTCATCATCAAGAACGAATATCGGTCAGGCGATCGCCAAGTCCACTGGTACGAGGGTGAAGACAGCAGCGCCATCGTTGCCCAAATTCACCTTCAGTTGATGCTGGGTTTGAAGCCAATTGTCGTCAGCGATAGTAAACGGTTCATCAAAAAGCTAGAACGCGCTTTGAATGAAATAGAACAGCAAAGACGGAGGGGTAAGAAGAAAAAGGACAATTTAGAGAATTGTGAATTACCAGAGGATAATACGCCAGAATCAGAAGATGACCGACAGCTTAGGATATGGGCTATTCATTCGGAAAATAGCGGTAGCGAAGAAAATATTATTTTCATCAGGGAGATTAACACCGCCATTAAATCAGTTGATGCGTTGTTAACTACACCCAGTCTTGGCACTGGTGTTGATATTTCTACCTATCATTTTGATGTAATATTTGGTGTGTTTCACGCAGTTTCCCAATCTGCCACCGAATGCGCTCAACAGTTGTGGCGGTATCGTCCTAATGTCCCCATGCACGTCTGGGTTGCGCCTCGTCCTCCGTTTGGGTACGCCGAGACTAACCCCCGTCATATCAAAGAGAAAATTCTCCAGAAAAACGAGATGACTGCTTTCCTCATCCGCATCGACAAGGAAACGGGTAAGCGTGGTGCTGAGAAGGATTGGGCGTTGGATACATTTTGCCAGATTGAGGCGCAGAGGAACTGGTCTATTAATAATTTACGTGCTGATTTGCGATCGCTCCTCGTTGAAATGGGTAATACTATCGTCTCAGCCGGGGATAATACCGACGAAGCAGCGCGGCACTTGATGAAGGCGGCGGGAAATGCCATTGATTCTGAGCATTACCGTCAGGTTGCTAATGCCAAAGACATCGATAGGAAAACTTACGACGCTAGACAGCACCAGGATTATTTGAAACCGGAAGAAGCGCTAGAGTGTGAGAAGTTTCGTATTCGGGATACCTACGGCATGGCTGTTACCCCTGAATTAGTTGAGAAGGATGACGGGGGGCGGCTTATCAAGAAGATTGTTGCTCTTGAAGCCATCTTAGCAGCACCGGGGGAAGTTGTGGCTGATGAGCATGGGCGGGAGTTTGTTATGCCGCCGGATGTTGTGGCGGAACGGGATAAATCGGAGCGCGATCGCTTATCTATCTGTACCGACTGGGGCAATCACTCCACATCGTGGCTCATGCGTCATCGATTGGGTTTGAGCGCGGTGTTAACAGACTTGATGGATGGGGTGGAGATTAAGGGGGATGAGCCGACTATTGAAGCATTGGCTAACTTCTCCAAGCGCAATGCTACCCACATCAAAGGGATTCTCAATTTGACTATACCGCTTGATGAGTCTCCCGTATGGATTTTAAGCCAGTATCTTTCGCAGTTTGCTTTGTCTATGAACTCGCGGCGGCCTGTTGAGGATGGTAAGCGGGTGAGATACTATCGGCTCAGTACTGAGGATGTAACGTTTGCTCGGAAGGTTCTTGAGTATCGACAACGGTTGAGGGAAGAGAGGGAAAGGCGACGGCAAGAGGAACGGGAACAGCAAGCGGCTTATGTGGCTAGAATGCAGACTATGTATAGCATTGATACTCCGTCCACACCCCCCGCTAATGTAATTGGGGATAATAATTGTGGGGGTATGGACGGACAGGCTGACCCCTGTTATTCATGGTGGCAGCAGGTAAAATATTATGCAACGTTGGCGATTAAACGGGTAAAGCATGGGGTGGATTCGGTCAAACAATTCCTCAGTACCCTCAGCAGTGACGAGCGCTGGGGCGTGATGATGGCAATTGATGAGCAAGAGCCTGTGATGTTCGAGGAATTAACTGCACAGGCTCCTGATTGGGTTGAATGGTTGGCGTAA